The Desulfobulbus propionicus DSM 2032 DNA segment CCGAAACCGGCGATGCCCGCACCCGCGCCGCTGTCCACCGCCTTGTCCTTGGCGGCGGCGAATTTTTCGATCTGTTCGCCGACCATGCGGGCGATGCGCTTGTACGGTGCCCAAAAGGCTTGGGACACGCTGATGGGATGATCGATCAGCTTGACGATGGTCGCATCCCAATCGTTGCCCTGGCAATCGTAAAAAACACCGTTGCGGCCGACCATCAGGTTGTCGGAGTCACCGCCGGTGAAGGCGGCGGCGATGAGCACCCGCTCGTCGCTGTTGCGCCGCCTGCAGTCGCAGTAGGCCAGGTAGGTCCGGCTGAGATTGGCCAGCGGGCTGTGGGCTTCGACGCTCTCCACCCGCACGCACAGCTCGCAGGCGCGGCCGTCGATATAAAGGGTTCCGGCCTGAAAAATAGCCTTGCGCCGCTGGCTGTAAAAATCGCGGAAGGCGACGAAGTTGTTGAGCAGCTGGTAGAGATCGCGGTTGAAATGGACCAGGCGGACCACCTTGTCGATGGTCTCGACCTGATCGGTCAGCCGTAGATCCTGCTCGATGAGCTATTCGAGCTGCTGCCGGCCCGGGCCCTGGAGAATTTCCCGCACCCGTTCAAAGCCCAACGCTTCCACCTCGGTTCCCGCCTTGCCGGCCTGCCAGGATTCAAAAGGAGCAAAGGTCGCCTTAATCTGCTGCCATTGCGCCGCGTCGAGATGGTCTGACTCGCCGAACAGGGGGGTGACCACCAACGCCGCCAGCAGCTCCACACTGCCCGCCCAGACCGGATTGATGCCCTCGCGCAGGGGCAGGGTCCGACCCGCCTCGACATGGGCCAGGGGAAACTGCTCGACCTCGGCCGAAGCCCCGCTGAGATCCTGGTTGGCCAGGGTTTCGTAGGTGGCGATGGAAGGATTGAGCGGTTCCTGAGCCTTGGGGTCGAAAGCCGCCAGGCCGCAACGGATGAAGAAATCGTCGATTTTATTCTTCAAGCGGCTGTAGACAGCGGCCGCGTCTAGGGTCGACTCGCCAAAGGGCAAGATGGCCGAATCGCTGGCCGCTTGGTCCCACCACTGGGCATGGAGCTCCGCCGCAGTGAAAAAGGCCTCGACCCGCTCCCGTGACACCCCTGGACAGCCGCTGCGGTCCTCGTCGCTGCCCACGCAGGCCATGATCTCCTCGATCAGCTTCCTGGTGGCCTCATCCTCGGTCGCATGCACCGGCACGATGCCGTCGCCGTTGAACGCCGACTCGTGCAACAGCGAGGAAGTATCGGCCACATCCGCAATTGACACCGATTCCGCCTCCGGCTTGCCGAGGTAGGTCAGCAGCTGTCGGGCCGATGCGAGCAGTTGCCGGCCCTCGGGATGGCTGTCGTTGATGGCCCGCAGGGGCAATTCCGCCGCCCCGGCCAGCAGGGGATCAAAGTCTTTGAGCACCGAACTGACCCACTCCACGGCGGTCAGCACTTCCTGCACCCGTACCCGGCCATCGTTGTCGCAATCCAGCAAGGACAAGGTACGGGGATCGAACTCAAGGCCGTTGACCGGGCAGCTGAGCGCCGCCCACAGCTTCTGGTCCAACTCGCCGAGGTGCCTGATATCCTCGGCGGTTTCAAGACGAACCTGATCAAAACCGCCCAATCGACAAAAACGCCAGCGATAGGTCCCGTTTCCACTGTCTTCCATGGCAAGAGCCTCCGTAGATGAAAAAATGAGCAACACTCCTCTTGTGGCGATGCTTACCGGATTCGGTCAATACCCTCTATTAAATATTCGGTAAATTTTCAAAATTGAGTGCAGCGGCTCGCTCGGGCGCCTCCGAGAAAATTCTCATCCGCCCCCATCGCGCCGACCGTGTTCCGCGCGATGGACCAACGCTCCCAGAGCAGACGCCCGTCTACTGACAGCGCAGCATGGCCAGCTGCATGGTCAGCGGGGTTTCAAAGTGGGCTTCACCCCGGCCCCATTCGGCATAGCCGACAGAAACCCAGGCTCCCTGTTTTTCCCACAGATCGTACCCGAACTTCCAACCGCCGCACTGCTCGTCGCAGAGGTATTCATACGCCGGCCCGTAGTAGAGGAACCGCAGGCCGTTGTCGTCCTCGCTCTGCCGGCTCTGGCCGATCAACACCTGATCCGCCCCGCGCTTGCCGGCTTCGCCGAGCACGGCGGCTTCGATATCCTTGCCGGTCTGGTTGGCGGGCAGCTGCACCAGGACTTCGGCAAACACCCGGCAGGATCTGTCGACCTGGGCCGACTGAAAAGCAATGGCGATTTTATTGGTGGCCGGATACACTGGCCCGTTGTACGCCGTTCGGTCCTCACCGCTCAGACCGACAAGCTTGCCGACCTCCTGGTTGAGGCCGCATCCCGAGGCAGCGGCAAGAACGGCCGCGGCCGCAATAAACTGACTCCATTTTGACATGTGTACGCTCCGCAAGAGTGGTCTGTAGCGCGAAAACAGAGGGATCTCGCATCGCCTCCTTTTTCGCGATTCCATTTTTTGCGCAAAGGAAAACAGGACCCCCAAAAGAATGCAAGGAGAAAAACATTCCACCCTTCAGGCCGATCTGCTCCTCCTCCTAGTCGCGCTGATCTGGGGCTTTGGTTTTGTCGCCCAACGGGTCGGCATGGACCACCTCGGCCCCTATACCTTCAACGGCATCCGCTTCCTGCTTGGCGGGCTGTGTTTGCTGCCCCTCGCCCTGGGCCGCGCAACGACGCCTATGGTCCCCAAGGATCGGCACATTCCCTTGCCTTGGGCCGGACTCCTGGCCGGCGGGATCTTGTTCATCGCCGCTACCCTGCAGCAGGTCGGCATCACCTCGACCACGGCGGGCAAAGCCGGGTTCATCACCGGCCTCTACGTGGTGCTGGTGCCGATGCTCGGCCTGCTCGTTCGGGAACGGACCCATGGCGGCACCTGGCTCGGCGCCGTGGCGGCGGCGATAGGCTTGTACCTGCTCAGCGTCAGCGAAGATTTCCGTATCGAGGCCGGGGATCTGCTGGTGCTGATCGGCGCCGTGTTCTGGGCCGGCCACGTGCTGGCGCTCTCCTACCTCTCGCCCCGAACCGTGCCGGTACGGCTGGCCATGGTCCAATTCTTCGTCTGCGGGGGACTCAGTCTGCTCACCGGGGTGTGCCTGGAACCCATCACCCTGCAGGCGATCATCGAGGCGACGGTCCCCATCTTCTACGGCGGCGTCTGCTCGGTGGGCGCTGGCTACACCCTCCAGGTGGTGGTACAGCGCAAGGCCCACCCCTCGCACGCGGCCATCCTGCTGAGTTTGGAATCCCCGTTTGCCGCCTTGGGCGGCTGGTTGCTGCTGGGAGAAGTCCTCTCCGGACGGGCGGTCGTCGGCTGCGCCCTGATGCTCGCCGGCATGCTCGTTTCCCAGTTATGGCCGATGATGGTGGGGAGGGGAAAAAAGGCGTGCTGACCCTCCGCACCCTCCCCGTCACCCATCGCCAACAAGGGTTCCCATAATCAAGAACAATTGCCGGATACCGTCGTTGCAGGTACTATAGCCCGGTTGGACAGGCGGGTTACCCCACCGTCAAGACAAAGACCATCAAGGATACCGGAAACAACAGCGGCATCTTTTCCCCCAGATCCCTGCACAAAGGATAGAGCAGCATGGCCAACGAACCGAACAAGATCATCTACTCGATGATCAAAGTCAGCAAGAAATACAACCAGAAGCAGATTTTAAAAGACATCTCCCTGTCCTACTTCTACGGCGCCAAGATCGGGGTGCTGGGCCTCAACGGCTCGGGCAAGAGTACGCTCTTGCGCATCCTGGCCGGGATCGACAAGGAGCATGAGGGCAAGACCATCCTCTCCGAGGGCTTCACCATCGACTACCTGCCCCAGGAACCGATGCTCGATCCGGACAAAACCGTACGACAGATCGTCGAGGAAGGGGCCCAGGCCACGGTCGATCTCTTGAACGAGTTCAACGCCATCAACGAAAAATTCGCCGAACCCATGGACGACGACGCCATGCAGGCCCTGATCGACCGCCAGGCCCAGGTCCAGGACAAACTCGATGCCATCGACGCCTGGAACCTGGATTCGCGGCTGGAGATGGCCATGGATGCCCTGCGCTGTCCGCCGGCCGACATGCAATGCGGCGTGCTCTCCGGCGGCGAGAAACGGCGGGTGGCCCTGTGCCGGATTCTGCTGAAAAATCCGGATATCTTGCTCCTGGACGAGCCCACCAACCATCTGGACGCGGAATCGGTCTCCTGGCTGGAGCAGCATCTGCAGCAATATCCGGGCACGGTCATCGCCGTGACCCATGACCGCTATTTCCTCGACAACGTCGCTGGCTGGATCCTGGAACTCGATCGCGGCCAGGGCATTCCCTGGAAAGGCAACTACTCTTCCTGGCTGGAACAGAAGCAGAAGCGGCTGGCCCAGGAGGAGAAGAAGGAGAGCGAACGGCAGCGCACCCTGGCGCGCGAGTTGGAGTGGATCCGCATGAGCCCCAAGGGGCGTCGTTCCAAGTCCAAGGCCCGTATCACCGCCTACGAAAACCTGCTCAATCAGCAGAGCGAGAAGGCGGCCGGCGACCTGGAGATCTACATCCCGCCGGGACCACGCCTGGGCAAGCTGGTGATCGAGGCCGAGGGGCTGTGCAAGGCCTTCGAGGGCAGGCTGCTGATGGACAAGCTCAGCTTTTCCCTGCCCCCTGGCGGCATCGTCGGCATCATCGGCCCCAACGGTGCCGGCAAGACCACCCTGTTCCGCATGATCACCGGCCAGGAGCAGCCGGACAGCGGCACCATCCGCATCGGCGAGACGGTCAAACTGGCCTATGTCGACCAGTCGCGCGACTCGTTGAAGCCCAGCGATACCATTTTCCAGGCGATTAGCGAGGGCCAGGAGACCATCTGGCTCGGCACCCGCGAGGTCAATGCCCGCGCCTACGTGGCCAAGTTCAACTTCACCGGCAGTGATCAGCAGCAGAAGGTGAGCGAGATCTCCGGCGGCCAGCGCAACCGGGTCCATCTGGCGCGGATGCTCAAGGAGGGCGGCAACGTGTTGCTGCTCGACGAGCCGACCAACGATCTCGATGTCAACACCATGCGCGCCCTGGAGGAGGCCCTGGAGAACTTTGCCGGCTGCGCCGTGGTCATCAGCCACGACCGCTGGTTCCTCGACCGTATCGCCACCCACATTCTCGCCTTTGAGGGGAATAGCGAAGTGGTCTGGTTCGAGGGCAACTACTCGGACTACGAGCAGGACTACAAGAAGCGCAAGGGCGCGGATGCCGACCAGCCGCACCGCATCCGCTACCGCCAGCTGACTCGGGATTAGCCTCCCTTTTTTTACAGCCGCGCCGCATGCCGGCCCTTGATCCGTACTGGCGGATCAGGACGGCATGCGGCCGGCCCCCGTTCTTGCTCCATTTTCTTGTGGCGCATCCTCCCGGATATGCTTATAACTCCCCCCATGAATACACTGGGCAGCACGGATAATTTTGCCCCACAAAGTGGCATACACGGTGGTCGATCCGACCATGCGGGGAGCAGGACAACCATAAGGAGGACCATCGGGATGGTTGCTCCTCCCCGGTTAGTCGAACGCCAATACTTCACCTTTGCCGAACCGCCGCACGAGATGATCCTTGACTGCGGCGCCCGCCTGGGGCCGATCACCCTGGCTTACGAAACCCTGGGCGAGCTCAACGCCGAGCGCACCAACGCCATCCTCATCCTCCACGCCTTTTCCGGCGATTCCCATGTGGCCGGCTACCTGCACGAGGATGACGAGCGTCCCGGCTGGTGGGACAACATGGTCGGTCCGGGCAAGCCGGTGGACACCAACCGCTATTTCGTCATCTGTTCCAACATTCTCGGCAGCTGCGCCGGCTCCACCGGACCCTCGTCGATCAATCCGCAGACCGGCAAACCCTATGGACTCACCTTTCCGATGGTGACCATCAAGGACATGGTCCGGGCGCAAAAGCACCTGATCGAACACCTGGGGATTCGCAAGCTGATGTCGCTGATCGGCGGCTCGGTCGGCGGCATGCAGGTGCTGCGCTGGTGCGCCGACTACCCGGAGATGGTGGGCTCGGCCATCCCCCTGGCCACCACGGCCCGCCATTCGGCCCAGGCCATTGCCTTCAACGAGGTGGCGCGGCAGGCAATCATGGCCGACCCGGCGTGGAACAACGGCGATTATTACGACGGCCCCGGCCCGGCGCATGGCTTGGCGGTGGCACGAATGATCGGCCATGTCACCTATCTGTCCGATGAGGCCATGCGGGAGAAATTCGGTCGTCGGCTGCACCGCAGCGCCCTGTCGTTCGACTTCACCGGCGATTTCCAGGTGGAAAGTTATCTCCATCACCAGGGCAAGAAATTCGTCGACCGCTTCGACGCCAACTCGCTGCTCTACATCACCAAGGCCGCCGACTATTTCGACCTCGAACGCGGCGGCCACAACCTGCTGGTCAATGAGGCCCTGGCCGACGTGCCCTTTCTGGTGATCTCCTTCACCTCCGACTGGCTCTACCCCACCTATCAGTCACGCGATATCGTCTCGGCCCTGAAAAAAAACGGCAGCGATGTCAGCTTCTGCGAGATCGAGGCCCAGTGGGGTCACGACGCCTTCCTGGTGCCCAATGAACGCCTCAACGGGCTGATCAGTGGTTTTCTCGATCGGGTGTACCATGAACAGTGTCTATAACCGGGAACTGGGCACCATGCGTTTTGACCTCCAGGTCATCGCCTCGTGGATCGAACCGGGTTCACGGGTGCTTGATCTGGGCTGCGGCAGCGGCGATCTGCTCGACTACCTCAAACAGCACAAGCAAGGCATCGGCACCGGCATCGAGCTGTCCGAGGAGAAGGTGGCCCGGTGCATCGAACGCGGCCTGACCGTGCTCCAGGGCGACTTTCGCCAGGAGGTCCGCGATTATCCCGAGGGGCGTTTCGATGTGGTGGTGCTCAGCCAGACCCTGCAGCAAATCCATGACCCCAAGGAGCTGTTGATGGATCTGCTGTGGATCGGCAAGCGGGTGATCGTCAGCTTTCCCAACTTCGCCCACTGGTCGGCGCGGCTGCAACTCTTGTTCACCGGCATGGCGCCGGTCACTGACCAGCTGCCCTACGAATGGTACAACACCCCGAACATCCGGGTTATTTCCATCAAGGATTTCAAGCGCTTTCTCCGCATGTTCGGAGTGCGCACGGTGCGTGAGGTGGCGATCAACACCCATCATCACGACTATAAAGGCAACATTGTCCGCTCGTTCAAGAATCTGCGGGCAACCTATGGCATCATGATGCTGGAGCGAGTGACGTGAGCCGCTTTTTTCAGGAAGAGTTGATTATGGGAAAACAGGACGTGCTGGCCGGAAGTTGCAAGACCGAAACCATCACCGCCGAGCGGGTGCGCAATCCGATTCCCGACGCGGTGACCGCCTTGGCCGAAGGGTTCAGGAGCGGCCGCTGGGCCAGCCATATCGAACCGGTGCCGATTCCCTCCAAGCAGGCGATCATCCATCTGATCGAGCAAGCGCAGCAAATCCTTTTTCCCGGCTTTTTTTCCGCCGATATTCTTCGTCCGGAGAATCTTGACTATCATCTGGGGCAGCAACTGAGCCAGTTCTATGAACATCTCGCCAGCCAGATCAGTTCGGCCATCCGCCACGACTGCTTCCGCCACAACCAGGCCTGCACCCTGTGCAATGAGCGCAGCTACGAAATCGCCGCCGAGCTGATCGACA contains these protein-coding regions:
- a CDS encoding DMT family transporter encodes the protein MQGEKHSTLQADLLLLLVALIWGFGFVAQRVGMDHLGPYTFNGIRFLLGGLCLLPLALGRATTPMVPKDRHIPLPWAGLLAGGILFIAATLQQVGITSTTAGKAGFITGLYVVLVPMLGLLVRERTHGGTWLGAVAAAIGLYLLSVSEDFRIEAGDLLVLIGAVFWAGHVLALSYLSPRTVPVRLAMVQFFVCGGLSLLTGVCLEPITLQAIIEATVPIFYGGVCSVGAGYTLQVVVQRKAHPSHAAILLSLESPFAALGGWLLLGEVLSGRAVVGCALMLAGMLVSQLWPMMVGRGKKAC
- the ettA gene encoding energy-dependent translational throttle protein EttA; its protein translation is MANEPNKIIYSMIKVSKKYNQKQILKDISLSYFYGAKIGVLGLNGSGKSTLLRILAGIDKEHEGKTILSEGFTIDYLPQEPMLDPDKTVRQIVEEGAQATVDLLNEFNAINEKFAEPMDDDAMQALIDRQAQVQDKLDAIDAWNLDSRLEMAMDALRCPPADMQCGVLSGGEKRRVALCRILLKNPDILLLDEPTNHLDAESVSWLEQHLQQYPGTVIAVTHDRYFLDNVAGWILELDRGQGIPWKGNYSSWLEQKQKRLAQEEKKESERQRTLARELEWIRMSPKGRRSKSKARITAYENLLNQQSEKAAGDLEIYIPPGPRLGKLVIEAEGLCKAFEGRLLMDKLSFSLPPGGIVGIIGPNGAGKTTLFRMITGQEQPDSGTIRIGETVKLAYVDQSRDSLKPSDTIFQAISEGQETIWLGTREVNARAYVAKFNFTGSDQQQKVSEISGGQRNRVHLARMLKEGGNVLLLDEPTNDLDVNTMRALEEALENFAGCAVVISHDRWFLDRIATHILAFEGNSEVVWFEGNYSDYEQDYKKRKGADADQPHRIRYRQLTRD
- the metX gene encoding homoserine O-acetyltransferase MetX is translated as MVAPPRLVERQYFTFAEPPHEMILDCGARLGPITLAYETLGELNAERTNAILILHAFSGDSHVAGYLHEDDERPGWWDNMVGPGKPVDTNRYFVICSNILGSCAGSTGPSSINPQTGKPYGLTFPMVTIKDMVRAQKHLIEHLGIRKLMSLIGGSVGGMQVLRWCADYPEMVGSAIPLATTARHSAQAIAFNEVARQAIMADPAWNNGDYYDGPGPAHGLAVARMIGHVTYLSDEAMREKFGRRLHRSALSFDFTGDFQVESYLHHQGKKFVDRFDANSLLYITKAADYFDLERGGHNLLVNEALADVPFLVISFTSDWLYPTYQSRDIVSALKKNGSDVSFCEIEAQWGHDAFLVPNERLNGLISGFLDRVYHEQCL
- the metW gene encoding methionine biosynthesis protein MetW — protein: MNSVYNRELGTMRFDLQVIASWIEPGSRVLDLGCGSGDLLDYLKQHKQGIGTGIELSEEKVARCIERGLTVLQGDFRQEVRDYPEGRFDVVVLSQTLQQIHDPKELLMDLLWIGKRVIVSFPNFAHWSARLQLLFTGMAPVTDQLPYEWYNTPNIRVISIKDFKRFLRMFGVRTVREVAINTHHHDYKGNIVRSFKNLRATYGIMMLERVT